The Anguilla anguilla isolate fAngAng1 chromosome 4, fAngAng1.pri, whole genome shotgun sequence genome has a window encoding:
- the LOC118225143 gene encoding E3 ubiquitin/ISG15 ligase TRIM25-like: MAEGGGLLDQDQLSCAICLDLLKDPVTTACGHSYCMGCIKGCWDQDDHTGVYSCPQCRQTFTPRPVLSKNTMLAEVVEKLKKTGFQAAPPAHCYAGPGDVACDFCTGRKLKAVKSCLVCLASYCETHLQPHYESPVFKKHKLVKATGNLQEKICSHHEKILEVYCRTDQQCICYLCTMDEHRGHDTVSAAAEWTEKQKQLGVTQSKLQQRIQERVKELQDVRQAVQSLKRSAQAAVEDSERIFTELICSIERRCSEVKELIRDQEKAELSRAEGLLERLEKEIAELKRTNAQMEQISHTEDHIQFLQSCQSLCAPVGPEDLPSITVSPHVSFEAVRKSVSELKERLEDVWKEELVKISQAGTHPPPGDQDKAASDLMRFRAMLLGRAGKDARWPETQSSSEWRNAPIFRKRGRKRSQPGRRRNTASGETPTLRLHPLCSTRTSDRPACNRSAASEPAPVPPATALLHPSQHPSRLHPLCSTRTSDRPACNRSAASEPAPVPPATALLHPSQHPSRLHPLCSTRTSDRPACNRSAASEPAPVPPATALLHPSQHPSRLHPLCSTRTSDRPACNRSAASEPAPVPPATALLHPSQHPSRLHPLCSTRTSDRPACNRSAASEPAPVPPASALLRPSQRPSRRGGGGGYLTD, encoded by the exons atggctgaaggtggaGGTTTACTGGATCAGGACCAGTTGAGCTGTGCAATCTGTTTGGATCTACTGAAAGATCCAGTGACTACTGCCTGTGGACACAGTTACTGTATGGGCTGTattaagggctgctgggatcagGATGATCATACTGGTGTCTACAGCTGTCCCCAGTGCAGACAGACCTTCACTCCAAGGCCTGTTTTGAGCAAAAACACCATGCTGGCTGAagtggtggagaaactgaagaagacaggattccaagctgctcctcctgctcactgttatGCTGGACCTGGAGACGTGGCATGTGATTtctgcactgggagaaagcTGAAAGCTGTGAAGTCCTGCCTGGTGTGTCTGGCCTCTTACTGTGAAACTCACCTCCAACCTCACTATGAATCTCCTGTCTTTAAGAAGCACAAACTGGTCAAAGCCACTGGAAACCTACAGGAGAAGATCTGCTCTCATCATGAAAAAATTCTGGAGGTTTACTGCCGTACTGATCAGCAGTGTATCTGTTATCTGTGTACGATGGATGAACACAGAGGCCATGATAcagtctcagctgcagcagaatggactgagaaacag aagcagctgggggTGACACAGAGTAAACTCCAGCAGAGAATCcaggagagagtgaaggagctgcaggatgtgagacaggctgtgcagtcactcaag cgctctgcacaggcagcagtggaggacagcgagaggatctttactgagctgatcTGCTCCATTGAGAGAAGGTGCTCTGAAGTGAAAgagctgatcagagatcaggagaAGGCTGAATTGAGTCGGGCTGAAGGACTCCTGGAGCGACTGGAGAAGGAGATTGCTGAGCTGAAGAGGACAAATGCTCAGATGGAGCagatttcacacacagaggatcacatccaATTCCTTCAG agctgtcagtctctctgtgcccctGTTGGACCTGAAGACTTACccagcatcactgtcagtccacacgtctcttttgaggctgtgaggaaatctgtctctgaactGAAAGAGCGACTGGAGGACGTCTGGAAGGAGGAATTAGTCAAAATCTCTCAAGCAG gaacccacccaccaccaggagatcaggacaaggcag CCAGTGACCTCATGCGTTTCCGAGCGATGCTCCTTGGACGCGCTGGGAAAGACGCTCGCTGGCCGGAGACCCAGAGCTCGTCAGAGTGGAGGAATGCGCCCATCTTTCGCAAGAGAGGAAGGAAGCGATCGCAGCCGGGTCGCCGAAGGAACACAGCGAGCGGCGAGACGCCAACTCTGCGCCTGCATCCGCTCTGCTCCACCCGAACCAGCGACCGTCCCGCCTGCAATCGCTCTGCTGCATCCGAGCCAGCGCCCGTCCCGCCTGCAACCGCTCTGCTGCACCCGAGCCAGCACCCGTCCCGCCTGCATCCGCTCTGCTCCACCCGAACCAGCGACCGTCCCGCCTGCAATCGCTCTGCTGCATCCGAGCCAGCGCCCGTCCCGCCTGCAACCGCTCTGCTGCACCCGAGCCAGCACCCGTCCCGCCTGCATCCGCTCTGCTCCACCCGAACCAGCGACCGTCCCGCCTGCAATCGCTCTGCTGCATCCGAGCCAGCGCCCGTCCCGCCTGCAACCGCTCTGCTGCACCCGAGCCAGCACCCGTCCCGCCTGCATCCGCTCTGCTCCACCCGAACCAGCGACCGTCCCGCCTGCAATCGCTCTGCTGCATCCGAGCCAGCGCCCGTCCCGCCTGCAACCGCTCTGCTGCACCCGAGCCAGCACCCGTCCCGCCTGCATCCGCTCTGCTCCACCCGAACCAGCGACCGTCCCGCCTGCAATCGCTCTGCTGCATCCGAGCCAGCGCCCGTCCCGCCTGCATCCGCTCTGCTGCGCCCGAGCCAGCGCCCGtcccgccggggggggggggggggttacctcACGGACTag
- the spata18 gene encoding mitochondria-eating protein isoform X3 has protein sequence MATSTVTPDTSLNLIQESVEKGKRIRELSLSHECDMQKMETHLSSTRQQLDSVKQELADAQLELDDTKNKSATTLLATEDEILQLRAELQAACDEAELYKRRLEVQEDYERQVRVLREEVSYLTAEKALLQDRLVRSRSPSPLLRLSRSSSPLRADSPTRAQLTSSSRHARLVSRFSDLYALERLEAEALLRRYVSDAETVQRIIFIATVESFQAAKLAYRQFKLRVRKSLSPSHMGPETLEDAVVDYIVRNLDLYDVQASVTEVISAMHVNPKIAFPPEVDFVLLSSFIREVCQVAFAMQTLDPPLEVAFSSDGELYNENKYRRSYDSEFTAPMVVYHVWPALMEDDTVLVKGEAVTRRGALWRSRSRSASPVRSRSGSPARNLVSSRSRSPSPGRLSASRL, from the exons atggcaacctccACCGTTACCCCCGATACCAGCCTCAACCTCATTCAG GAGAGTGTGGAGAAAGGGAAGAGGATTCGAgagctctctctttcacacgaGTGCGACATGCAGAAGATGGAGACCCATCTAAGCTCAACCCGACAGCAACTGGACTCTGTCAAACAGGA gttGGCTGATGCGCAGCTGGAGCTGGATGACACCAAAAACAAGTCTGCCACAACCCTGCTGGCCACAGAAGATGAGATTCTGCAGCTGAGGGCAGA gctGCAGGCAGCCTGTGATGAGGCTGAGCTGTATAAGCGCAGgctggaggtgcaggaggacTATGAGAGGCAGGTGCGTGTGCTGAGGGAGGAGGTGTCCTACCTGACCGCTGAGAAAGCTCTGCTACAGGACAG gttggTGAGGAGCCGCTCTCCCAGCCCCCTGCTGCGTCTGAGTCGTTCCTCCAGCCCGCTGAGAGCTGATTCGCCGACGCGGGcccagctgaccagctcctcgcGGCATGCGCGGCTGGTGTCGCGCTTCAGCGACCTGTACGCTCTGGAGCGGCTGGAGGCCGAGGCGCTGCTCCGCCGCTACGTCAGCGACGCCGAGACCGTGCAGAGGATCATCTTCATCGCCACCGTG GAGTCCTTTCAGGCTGCTAAGCTGGCGTACCGGCAGTTTAAGCTGCGAGTGAGGAAGAGTCTGTCGCCGTCTCACATGGGCCCGGAGACGCTGGAGGACGCCGTGGTCGATTACATCGTCCGCAACCTGGACCTGTATGACGTGCAGGCCAGCGTCACC GAGGTGATCAGCGCGATGCATGTGAACCCCAAGATTGCCTTCCCACCGGAGGTGGACTTTGTGCTGCTGAGCAGCTTCATCAGGGAGGTGTGCCAGGTGGCCTTCGCCATGCAGACCCTGGACCCCCCCCTCGAGGTGGCCTTCAGCAGCGACGGAGAACTGTACAACGAGAACAA gtacCGGCGCAGCTATGACTCGGAGTTCACCGCACCCATGGTGGTGTACCACGTGTGGCCTGCGCTGATGGAGGACGACACCGTCCTGGTGAAGGGCGAGGCTGTGACCCGGAGGGGCGCTCTG TGGCGGAGCAGGAGTCGGAGTGCCAGTCCGGTGCGTTCCCGTTCCGGAAGCCCCGCTCGGAATCTA GTCTCCAGTCGTAGTCGCAGTCCTTCCCCAGGGCGCCTCTCCGCCAGCCGCCTGTAA
- the spata18 gene encoding mitochondria-eating protein isoform X2, whose protein sequence is MTITQLYLVISCDQNLNRCCELVELTSKVQGQLFTILNLTAKEGGHYAGVETLKSRLLPWLGTCFTMATSTVTPDTSLNLIQESVEKGKRIRELSLSHECDMQKMETHLSSTRQQLDSVKQELADAQLELDDTKNKSATTLLATEDEILQLRAELQAACDEAELYKRRLEVQEDYERQVRVLREEVSYLTAEKALLQDRLVRSRSPSPLLRLSRSSSPLRADSPTRAQLTSSSRHARLVSRFSDLYALERLEAEALLRRYVSDAETVQRIIFIATVESFQAAKLAYRQFKLRVRKSLSPSHMGPETLEDAVVDYIVRNLDLYDVQASVTEVISAMHVNPKIAFPPEVDFVLLSSFIREVCQVAFAMQTLDPPLEVAFSSDGELYNENKYRRSYDSEFTAPMVVYHVWPALMEDDTVLVKGEAVTRRGALWRSRSRSASPVRSRSGSPARNLVSSRSRSPSPGRLSASRL, encoded by the exons ATGACAATAACACAACTCTATTTG GTGATCTCTTGTGACCAGAACCTGAACCGTTGCTGTGAGCTGGTGGAGCTCACCTCCAAGGTGCAGGGCCAACTCTTCACCATCCTCAATCTCACTGCCAAAGAGG GTGGTCACTACGCTGGTGTGGAAACCCTCAAGTCTCGCCTGCTGCCCTGGCTTGGTACCTGcttcaccatggcaacctccACCGTTACCCCCGATACCAGCCTCAACCTCATTCAG GAGAGTGTGGAGAAAGGGAAGAGGATTCGAgagctctctctttcacacgaGTGCGACATGCAGAAGATGGAGACCCATCTAAGCTCAACCCGACAGCAACTGGACTCTGTCAAACAGGA gttGGCTGATGCGCAGCTGGAGCTGGATGACACCAAAAACAAGTCTGCCACAACCCTGCTGGCCACAGAAGATGAGATTCTGCAGCTGAGGGCAGA gctGCAGGCAGCCTGTGATGAGGCTGAGCTGTATAAGCGCAGgctggaggtgcaggaggacTATGAGAGGCAGGTGCGTGTGCTGAGGGAGGAGGTGTCCTACCTGACCGCTGAGAAAGCTCTGCTACAGGACAG gttggTGAGGAGCCGCTCTCCCAGCCCCCTGCTGCGTCTGAGTCGTTCCTCCAGCCCGCTGAGAGCTGATTCGCCGACGCGGGcccagctgaccagctcctcgcGGCATGCGCGGCTGGTGTCGCGCTTCAGCGACCTGTACGCTCTGGAGCGGCTGGAGGCCGAGGCGCTGCTCCGCCGCTACGTCAGCGACGCCGAGACCGTGCAGAGGATCATCTTCATCGCCACCGTG GAGTCCTTTCAGGCTGCTAAGCTGGCGTACCGGCAGTTTAAGCTGCGAGTGAGGAAGAGTCTGTCGCCGTCTCACATGGGCCCGGAGACGCTGGAGGACGCCGTGGTCGATTACATCGTCCGCAACCTGGACCTGTATGACGTGCAGGCCAGCGTCACC GAGGTGATCAGCGCGATGCATGTGAACCCCAAGATTGCCTTCCCACCGGAGGTGGACTTTGTGCTGCTGAGCAGCTTCATCAGGGAGGTGTGCCAGGTGGCCTTCGCCATGCAGACCCTGGACCCCCCCCTCGAGGTGGCCTTCAGCAGCGACGGAGAACTGTACAACGAGAACAA gtacCGGCGCAGCTATGACTCGGAGTTCACCGCACCCATGGTGGTGTACCACGTGTGGCCTGCGCTGATGGAGGACGACACCGTCCTGGTGAAGGGCGAGGCTGTGACCCGGAGGGGCGCTCTG TGGCGGAGCAGGAGTCGGAGTGCCAGTCCGGTGCGTTCCCGTTCCGGAAGCCCCGCTCGGAATCTA GTCTCCAGTCGTAGTCGCAGTCCTTCCCCAGGGCGCCTCTCCGCCAGCCGCCTGTAA
- the sgcb gene encoding beta-sarcoglycan: protein MASEQESSNGPVKRSMREKAIERRSTNKEHNSNFKAGYVPIEEERLHKTGLRGRKGNLAVCIIVLLFLLALINLIITLVIWSVIRIGPDGCDSMEFHPSGLLRFKKKADMGVVHPLHKSTVGGRKHEDLVITGNNNPVVFQQGSTKLSVEKDKTSISSDLGVSFTDPRTQNTFFSTDYENHEFHLPKGVKVLNVRKASTERITSNATSDLTIKGEGKAIIRGNEGVFIMGKTVEFKMGGAIELRAENSIILNGLVTVSPSRIPNSSVGGGELSYSEGVERYKLCMCADGTLFRLQVLYQDMGCQTSDNPCSPAH, encoded by the exons ATGGCGTCGGAACAG gagagcTCTAATGGGCCAGTGAAGAGGTCTATGCGGGAGAAGGCCATCGAGCGCCGCAGTACCAATAAGGAGCACAACAGTAACTTCAAAGCGGGGTACGTCCCCATAGAGGAGGAGCGTCTGCACAAGACCGGCCTACGGGGACGCAAGGGCAACCTGGCCGTCTGCATcatcgtcctcctcttcctcctcgcgCTCATCAACCTCATC ATCACACTGGTAATTTGGAGTGTGATCCGGATTGGTCCTGATGGTTGTGACAGCATGGAGTTCCACCCGAGCGGGCTGCTGCGTTTCAAGAAGAAGGCGGACATGGGCGTGGTCCACCCACTGCACAAGAGCACGGTCGGCGGCAGGAAGCATGAGGACCTGGTCATCACAGGCAACAACAACCCG gtggtGTTCCAGCAGGGTTCCACCAAGCTCAGTGTGGAAAAGGACAAAACGTCCATCAGCAGTGACCTTGGAGTGTCCTTCACTGACCCCCGTACTCAAAACACCTTCTTCAGCACAGACTACGAGAACCACGAGTTTCACCTGCCCAAAGGGGTGAAGGTGCTCAACGTGCGGAAAGCATCCACTGAGCGG ATCACCAGCAATGCTACCTCAGACCTGACCATCAAAGGTGAAGGCAAGGCTATCATCCGCGGCAACGAGGGCGTCTTCATCATGGGCAAAACAGTGGAGTTCAAGATGGGCGGAGCCATCGAGCTCAGGGCT gagAACAGCATCATTCTGAATGGGCTGGTGACGGTGAGCCCGTCTCGGATCCCCAACTcgtcggtgggggggggggagctgtccTACAGCGAGGGGGTGGAGCGGTACaagctgtgcatgtgtgcagatGGGACCCTCTTCAGGCTGCAGGTCCTGTACCAGGACATGGGCTGCCAAACCTCCGACAACCcctgcagccccgcccactga
- the spata18 gene encoding mitochondria-eating protein isoform X1, whose translation MAETLRRLVNTSSFSVLQDKLESWYKDYHVISCDQNLNRCCELVELTSKVQGQLFTILNLTAKEGGHYAGVETLKSRLLPWLGTCFTMATSTVTPDTSLNLIQESVEKGKRIRELSLSHECDMQKMETHLSSTRQQLDSVKQELADAQLELDDTKNKSATTLLATEDEILQLRAELQAACDEAELYKRRLEVQEDYERQVRVLREEVSYLTAEKALLQDRLVRSRSPSPLLRLSRSSSPLRADSPTRAQLTSSSRHARLVSRFSDLYALERLEAEALLRRYVSDAETVQRIIFIATVESFQAAKLAYRQFKLRVRKSLSPSHMGPETLEDAVVDYIVRNLDLYDVQASVTEVISAMHVNPKIAFPPEVDFVLLSSFIREVCQVAFAMQTLDPPLEVAFSSDGELYNENKYRRSYDSEFTAPMVVYHVWPALMEDDTVLVKGEAVTRRGALWRSRSRSASPVRSRSGSPARNLVSSRSRSPSPGRLSASRL comes from the exons ATGGCTGAGACGCTAAGGAGGCTGGTGAATACTTCATCCTTCAGCGTTCTGCAGGATAAACTGGAATCCTGGTACAAGGACTACCAT GTGATCTCTTGTGACCAGAACCTGAACCGTTGCTGTGAGCTGGTGGAGCTCACCTCCAAGGTGCAGGGCCAACTCTTCACCATCCTCAATCTCACTGCCAAAGAGG GTGGTCACTACGCTGGTGTGGAAACCCTCAAGTCTCGCCTGCTGCCCTGGCTTGGTACCTGcttcaccatggcaacctccACCGTTACCCCCGATACCAGCCTCAACCTCATTCAG GAGAGTGTGGAGAAAGGGAAGAGGATTCGAgagctctctctttcacacgaGTGCGACATGCAGAAGATGGAGACCCATCTAAGCTCAACCCGACAGCAACTGGACTCTGTCAAACAGGA gttGGCTGATGCGCAGCTGGAGCTGGATGACACCAAAAACAAGTCTGCCACAACCCTGCTGGCCACAGAAGATGAGATTCTGCAGCTGAGGGCAGA gctGCAGGCAGCCTGTGATGAGGCTGAGCTGTATAAGCGCAGgctggaggtgcaggaggacTATGAGAGGCAGGTGCGTGTGCTGAGGGAGGAGGTGTCCTACCTGACCGCTGAGAAAGCTCTGCTACAGGACAG gttggTGAGGAGCCGCTCTCCCAGCCCCCTGCTGCGTCTGAGTCGTTCCTCCAGCCCGCTGAGAGCTGATTCGCCGACGCGGGcccagctgaccagctcctcgcGGCATGCGCGGCTGGTGTCGCGCTTCAGCGACCTGTACGCTCTGGAGCGGCTGGAGGCCGAGGCGCTGCTCCGCCGCTACGTCAGCGACGCCGAGACCGTGCAGAGGATCATCTTCATCGCCACCGTG GAGTCCTTTCAGGCTGCTAAGCTGGCGTACCGGCAGTTTAAGCTGCGAGTGAGGAAGAGTCTGTCGCCGTCTCACATGGGCCCGGAGACGCTGGAGGACGCCGTGGTCGATTACATCGTCCGCAACCTGGACCTGTATGACGTGCAGGCCAGCGTCACC GAGGTGATCAGCGCGATGCATGTGAACCCCAAGATTGCCTTCCCACCGGAGGTGGACTTTGTGCTGCTGAGCAGCTTCATCAGGGAGGTGTGCCAGGTGGCCTTCGCCATGCAGACCCTGGACCCCCCCCTCGAGGTGGCCTTCAGCAGCGACGGAGAACTGTACAACGAGAACAA gtacCGGCGCAGCTATGACTCGGAGTTCACCGCACCCATGGTGGTGTACCACGTGTGGCCTGCGCTGATGGAGGACGACACCGTCCTGGTGAAGGGCGAGGCTGTGACCCGGAGGGGCGCTCTG TGGCGGAGCAGGAGTCGGAGTGCCAGTCCGGTGCGTTCCCGTTCCGGAAGCCCCGCTCGGAATCTA GTCTCCAGTCGTAGTCGCAGTCCTTCCCCAGGGCGCCTCTCCGCCAGCCGCCTGTAA